The Enterobacter kobei genome has a segment encoding these proteins:
- the ubiD gene encoding 4-hydroxy-3-polyprenylbenzoate decarboxylase: MTNCMKYHDLRDFLTLLEKQGELKRITLPVDPYLEMTEIADRTLRAGGPALLFENPKGYSMPVLCNLFGTPRRVALGMGQEDVTALREVGKLLAFLKEPEPPKGFRDLFDKLPQFKQVLNMPTKRLRGAPCQQKVLEGDAVDLTKIPIMQCWPEDAAPLITWGLTVTRGPHKERQNLGIYRQQLIGKNKLIMRWLSHRGGALDFQEWCAAHPGERFPVSVALGADPATILGAVTPVPDTLSEYAFAGLLRGTKTEVVKCISNDLEVPASAEIVLEGYLEQGELAPEGPYGDHTGYYNEVDNFPVFTVTHITQREDAIYHSTYTGRPPDEPAVLGVALNEVFVPILQKQFPEIVDFYLPPEGCSYRLAVVTMKKQYPGHAKRVMMGVWSFLRQFMYTKFVIVCDDDVNARDWNDVIWAITTRMDPARDTVLVENTPIDYLDFASPVSGLGSKMGLDATNKWPGETDREWGRPIKKDPAVTARIDAIWDELAIMNNGKPETGR; the protein is encoded by the coding sequence ATGACTAACTGCATGAAATACCACGATCTCCGCGACTTCCTGACGCTGCTGGAAAAGCAGGGCGAACTCAAACGCATTACACTTCCTGTTGATCCTTATCTGGAAATGACAGAAATTGCTGACCGCACCCTGCGTGCCGGTGGCCCCGCGTTACTCTTTGAAAATCCGAAAGGTTACTCCATGCCGGTGCTGTGCAACCTGTTTGGTACACCGCGTCGTGTCGCATTGGGGATGGGGCAGGAAGACGTTACCGCGTTGCGTGAAGTGGGTAAGCTGCTGGCATTTCTGAAAGAGCCAGAGCCACCGAAAGGCTTCCGCGATCTGTTCGACAAGCTGCCGCAGTTTAAGCAGGTGCTGAACATGCCAACCAAACGCCTGCGCGGTGCGCCGTGCCAGCAAAAAGTGCTGGAAGGCGATGCGGTTGATTTGACCAAAATTCCCATTATGCAGTGCTGGCCTGAAGATGCTGCGCCGCTGATCACCTGGGGTTTGACCGTCACGCGCGGTCCGCATAAAGAACGGCAAAATCTGGGTATTTACCGCCAGCAGTTGATTGGTAAGAATAAGCTCATCATGCGCTGGCTGTCGCATCGCGGCGGCGCGCTGGATTTCCAGGAGTGGTGCGCTGCGCATCCGGGTGAACGTTTCCCGGTCTCTGTCGCCTTAGGCGCTGACCCGGCCACTATTCTGGGAGCCGTTACACCCGTGCCGGATACGCTCTCTGAATATGCGTTTGCCGGCCTGCTGCGCGGGACAAAAACCGAAGTCGTGAAGTGTATTTCGAACGATCTCGAAGTTCCGGCCAGTGCGGAAATTGTGCTGGAAGGTTACCTTGAGCAGGGCGAACTGGCACCGGAAGGCCCTTACGGCGACCACACCGGTTATTACAACGAAGTGGATAACTTCCCGGTGTTTACCGTTACGCACATTACGCAGCGTGAAGATGCGATTTATCACTCTACCTACACCGGGCGTCCACCGGATGAACCCGCAGTACTGGGGGTGGCGCTGAATGAAGTGTTTGTGCCGATCCTGCAAAAGCAGTTCCCGGAAATCGTTGATTTTTACCTGCCCCCTGAAGGGTGCTCGTATCGCCTGGCGGTAGTGACGATGAAGAAGCAGTATCCCGGTCATGCGAAACGCGTGATGATGGGCGTCTGGTCTTTCCTGCGCCAGTTTATGTATACCAAATTTGTTATTGTCTGCGATGATGACGTTAACGCTCGCGACTGGAATGACGTCATTTGGGCGATTACCACGCGAATGGACCCGGCGCGCGATACGGTGTTAGTCGAGAACACGCCGATAGATTACCTGGACTTTGCCTCGCCGGTTTCCGGTCTTGGCTCAAAAATGGGACTGGATGCCACAAATAAATGGCCTGGCGAAACCGACCGTGAATGGGGTCGCCCGATCAAAAAAGATCCTGCCGTGACCGCGCGTATTGACGCGATCTGGGATGAACTGGCCATAATGAATAACGGTAAACCTGAAACAGGCCGTTAA
- the tatC gene encoding Sec-independent protein translocase subunit TatC: protein MAVDDTQPLITHLIELRKRLLNCIIAVLVIFLCLVYFANDIYQVVSAPLIKQMPLGATMIATDVASPFFTPIKLTFWVSLIASAPVILYQVWAFVAPALYKHERKLVIPLLVSSSLLFYIGMAFAYFVVFPLAFGFLTHTAPEGVQVSTDIASYLSFVMALFMAFGVAFEVPVAIVLLCWVGVTTPEDLRKKRPYILVGAFVVGMLLTPPDVFSQTLLAIPMYCLFEVGVFFSRFYVGKGRRSDDVDDASEKTTEE, encoded by the coding sequence ATGGCAGTAGATGATACTCAACCGCTTATTACGCACCTTATTGAGCTGCGTAAGCGCCTGTTAAACTGCATTATTGCGGTTCTGGTGATATTCCTGTGCCTGGTCTATTTCGCCAACGATATCTATCAGGTGGTCTCTGCACCGCTGATTAAGCAGATGCCGCTGGGGGCAACGATGATTGCAACAGATGTTGCCTCACCGTTCTTTACCCCTATTAAGCTCACCTTTTGGGTGTCGTTGATTGCGTCTGCACCCGTCATCCTTTATCAGGTATGGGCGTTTGTGGCACCAGCGCTGTATAAACATGAACGTAAACTGGTGATCCCGCTGCTGGTCTCCAGCTCGTTGCTGTTCTATATCGGTATGGCGTTTGCCTACTTCGTTGTCTTCCCGCTGGCCTTTGGCTTCCTGACGCACACCGCGCCGGAAGGGGTGCAGGTGTCGACAGATATCGCCAGCTATCTCAGCTTCGTCATGGCGCTGTTTATGGCGTTTGGCGTGGCATTTGAAGTGCCGGTCGCCATTGTGCTGCTTTGCTGGGTTGGGGTAACGACCCCTGAAGACCTGCGTAAAAAGCGTCCGTATATCCTGGTAGGTGCATTTGTGGTCGGCATGCTGCTCACGCCGCCGGATGTTTTCTCGCAGACGTTACTGGCCATACCGATGTATTGCCTCTTTGAGGTTGGCGTATTCTTCTCGCGTTTCTACGTGGGTAAAGGACGCCGATCGGACGATGTAGACGATGCGTCTGAAAAGACCACTGAAGAGTAA
- the tatD gene encoding 3'-5' ssDNA/RNA exonuclease TatD: MFDIGLNLTSSQFAKDRDDVVARAFDAGVKGLLLTGTNLHESEQAQLLAQRYEHCWSTAGIHPHDSSQWTEESAQILYRLAKTAEVVAIGECGLDFNRNFSTPDEQEKAFTAQLALAAELEMPVFMHCRDAHERFLALLDPWLDKLPGAVLHCFTGSRQEAQECLARGLFLGITGWVCDERRGLELRELLPLIPADRLLIETDAPYLLPRDMTPKPSSRRNEPAYLGHIVERVARWRGDDPHWLSAQTDDNVRHLFRISF; the protein is encoded by the coding sequence ATGTTTGATATCGGACTCAACCTGACCAGCTCGCAGTTTGCAAAAGATCGCGATGACGTTGTTGCGCGTGCTTTTGACGCCGGCGTTAAAGGACTCCTGCTGACCGGAACTAACCTTCATGAGAGCGAGCAGGCGCAGCTTCTGGCGCAACGTTATGAACACTGCTGGTCAACCGCAGGCATCCACCCTCATGACAGTAGCCAGTGGACCGAGGAGAGCGCACAAATCCTTTACAGGCTGGCGAAAACCGCTGAGGTGGTGGCCATTGGCGAGTGTGGGCTCGATTTTAACCGCAACTTCTCCACGCCTGACGAACAGGAAAAGGCATTCACTGCCCAGCTTGCTCTGGCGGCAGAGCTTGAAATGCCCGTCTTTATGCATTGCCGCGACGCGCACGAACGTTTTCTCGCGCTTCTGGATCCCTGGCTGGATAAACTCCCCGGCGCGGTGCTGCACTGCTTCACCGGTTCAAGGCAGGAGGCGCAGGAGTGCCTGGCGCGCGGGCTGTTTCTCGGCATTACCGGCTGGGTTTGTGATGAGCGCCGCGGGCTTGAGCTACGCGAGCTGTTACCGTTGATTCCGGCCGACCGTTTGCTTATTGAGACCGATGCGCCTTATCTGCTGCCGAGAGATATGACGCCCAAACCGTCATCGCGGCGAAATGAGCCTGCATACCTGGGGCACATTGTTGAGCGCGTGGCGCGATGGCGTGGAGACGATCCGCACTGGCTTTCTGCGCAGACGGATGACAACGTGCGCCATCTCTTCAGGATCAGTTTTTAA
- the tatB gene encoding Sec-independent protein translocase protein TatB → MFDIGFSELLLVFVIGLIVLGPQRLPVAVKTVVGWVRALRSLASTVQNELAQELKLQEFQESLKKVEKASMDNLTPELKASMDELREAAESMKRSYSVNDPEKASDEANTIHNPVVKDSEAQREGVTPASAEHQAAAPEQTPQETEVKKQAQPEDPTIKVAEAKPVAPVSESSPSSSDKA, encoded by the coding sequence GTGTTCGACATTGGTTTTAGTGAGCTGCTGCTAGTCTTTGTGATTGGCCTGATCGTGCTGGGTCCGCAGCGTCTGCCCGTGGCGGTGAAAACCGTTGTGGGCTGGGTGCGTGCGCTGAGATCGCTGGCATCGACCGTTCAGAATGAACTGGCACAGGAACTTAAGCTCCAGGAGTTTCAGGAAAGCCTGAAAAAGGTCGAGAAGGCGAGCATGGATAACCTGACGCCGGAACTGAAAGCCTCAATGGATGAACTGCGCGAAGCGGCGGAATCCATGAAGCGCTCTTACAGCGTTAACGATCCTGAAAAAGCGAGCGATGAAGCGAACACCATTCATAACCCGGTGGTGAAGGACAGCGAAGCGCAACGTGAGGGCGTGACGCCAGCGAGTGCTGAGCACCAGGCCGCCGCGCCAGAACAGACGCCGCAGGAAACCGAAGTGAAAAAACAGGCGCAGCCGGAAGACCCCACGATAAAAGTGGCGGAAGCGAAACCCGTCGCGCCTGTTTCCGAATCATCCCCCTCGTCGAGTGATAAAGCGTAA
- the fre gene encoding NAD(P)H-flavin reductase, translating to MTTLSCKVTSVDAITDTVYRVRLVPEAAFSFRAGQYLMVVMDERDKRPFSMASAPAEKEFIELHIGASELNLYAMAVMDRILKEREIVVDIPHGEAWLRDDEDRPLILIAGGTGFSYVRSILLTALARNPDRDITIYWGGREEKHLYDLSELEALSVTHPNLRIEPVVEQPEEGWRGRSGTVLTAVLQDHGTLAGHDIYIAGRFEMAKIARDLFCNERDAREDRLFGDAFAFI from the coding sequence ATGACAACCTTAAGCTGTAAAGTGACCTCGGTAGATGCCATCACCGACACCGTATATCGCGTCCGTTTAGTGCCAGAAGCGGCATTCTCTTTCCGCGCTGGTCAGTACTTAATGGTAGTGATGGATGAGCGTGATAAGCGTCCTTTCTCTATGGCCTCTGCGCCAGCAGAGAAAGAATTTATTGAGCTGCATATTGGTGCGTCTGAGCTTAACCTGTACGCGATGGCCGTTATGGACCGCATCCTGAAAGAACGTGAGATTGTGGTCGACATCCCTCACGGCGAAGCGTGGCTGCGCGATGACGAAGATCGTCCGCTGATCCTCATCGCTGGCGGTACGGGATTCTCTTATGTGCGCTCTATTCTGTTGACCGCTCTGGCACGTAACCCGGACCGTGACATCACCATTTACTGGGGTGGCCGCGAAGAGAAGCATCTATATGACCTGTCTGAGCTGGAAGCGCTGAGCGTAACCCATCCTAACCTGCGCATTGAGCCGGTGGTTGAGCAGCCGGAAGAGGGCTGGCGTGGGCGTAGCGGTACCGTGCTGACGGCGGTATTGCAGGATCACGGCACGCTGGCAGGACACGATATCTATATCGCAGGTCGTTTCGAGATGGCGAAAATCGCCCGGGACCTGTTCTGTAACGAACGTGACGCGCGTGAAGATCGCCTGTTTGGCGATGCGTTTGCCTTCATTTAA
- the fadA gene encoding acetyl-CoA C-acyltransferase FadA translates to MEKVVIVDAIRTPMGRSKGGAFRNVRAEDLSAHLMRSLLARNPALDPAALDDIYWGCVQQTLEQGFNIARNASLLAEIPHSVPAVTVNRLCGSSMQALHDAARMIMTGDAQACLVGGVEHMGHVPMSHGVDFHPGMSRNVAKAAGMMGLTAEMLSRLHGISREMQDAFAARSHARAWAATQSGAFKNEIIPTGGHDADGVLKQFSYDEVIRPETTVEALSTLRPAFDPVTGTVTAGTSSALSDGAAAMLVMSESRARELGLTPRARVRSMAVVGCDPSIMGYGPVPASKLALKKAGLTASDIDLFEMNEAFAAQILPCIKDLGLMEQIDEKINLNGGAIALGHPLGCSGGRISTTLINLMERKDAQFGLATMCIGLGQGIATVFERV, encoded by the coding sequence ATGGAAAAGGTTGTCATTGTTGATGCGATTCGCACCCCGATGGGCCGTTCAAAAGGCGGCGCATTCCGTAACGTGCGCGCGGAAGACCTCTCCGCACACCTGATGCGTAGCCTGCTGGCGCGTAATCCGGCGTTGGACCCCGCCGCGCTCGACGATATCTACTGGGGCTGCGTGCAGCAGACCCTGGAGCAGGGCTTCAATATCGCGCGTAATGCGTCACTGCTGGCGGAGATCCCGCATTCGGTTCCGGCCGTCACCGTTAACCGTCTGTGCGGTTCGTCTATGCAGGCGCTGCACGATGCGGCACGTATGATCATGACCGGCGATGCTCAGGCCTGCCTGGTCGGCGGTGTGGAGCATATGGGGCACGTCCCGATGAGCCACGGCGTCGATTTCCATCCGGGGATGAGCCGTAACGTGGCAAAAGCTGCGGGAATGATGGGTCTCACCGCGGAGATGCTCTCCCGCCTGCACGGCATCAGCCGTGAAATGCAGGATGCGTTTGCCGCACGTTCCCATGCCCGCGCCTGGGCTGCCACGCAGTCCGGCGCATTTAAAAACGAGATCATCCCTACCGGCGGTCACGATGCGGACGGCGTTCTGAAGCAGTTCAGCTACGACGAAGTGATCCGCCCGGAAACAACGGTGGAAGCACTTTCTACGTTGCGTCCGGCATTTGATCCGGTCACCGGTACGGTCACGGCAGGTACCTCGTCGGCGCTGTCCGACGGAGCAGCGGCGATGCTGGTGATGAGCGAAAGCCGCGCCCGTGAGCTGGGGTTAACCCCACGCGCTCGGGTACGTTCGATGGCTGTCGTGGGCTGCGATCCTTCAATCATGGGTTACGGCCCGGTTCCGGCCTCGAAGCTGGCGCTGAAAAAAGCGGGACTAACCGCCAGCGACATCGATCTGTTCGAGATGAACGAAGCCTTCGCCGCGCAGATCCTGCCGTGCATTAAAGATCTGGGGCTGATGGAACAGATCGACGAGAAAATTAACCTCAACGGCGGCGCGATCGCCCTCGGCCACCCACTCGGTTGCTCCGGGGGGCGTATCAGCACGACGCTGATTAATCTGATGGAGCGCAAAGATGCCCAGTTCGGACTGGCAACAATGTGCATCGGGTTGGGTCAGGGTATCGCGACGGTGTTTGAGAGAGTGTAA
- the rfaH gene encoding transcription/translation regulatory transformer protein RfaH produces MQAWYLLYCKRGQLQRAQEHLERQSVNCLTPVITLEKMQRGKRTTVSEPLFPNYLFVEFDPEVIHTTTISATRGVSHFVRFGAHPATVPSTVIHQLSVYQQPEGITDPETPYAGDNVVITEGAFEGLQAIFAEPDGEARSMLLLNLLNKQVLQSVKNTDFRKV; encoded by the coding sequence ATGCAGGCCTGGTATTTACTGTATTGCAAACGCGGGCAACTTCAGCGCGCGCAGGAACATCTTGAACGTCAGTCTGTAAATTGTCTGACACCCGTGATCACGCTTGAAAAAATGCAGCGCGGGAAGCGCACAACCGTCAGTGAGCCGTTATTCCCGAACTACCTGTTCGTGGAGTTCGACCCTGAGGTGATCCACACCACCACCATCAGCGCAACGCGCGGCGTCAGCCACTTCGTTCGTTTTGGCGCCCACCCGGCCACCGTTCCGTCGACGGTCATTCATCAGCTTTCGGTGTATCAACAGCCCGAAGGGATCACCGACCCGGAAACCCCTTACGCGGGTGATAACGTCGTCATTACGGAAGGTGCATTCGAAGGCCTGCAGGCGATTTTCGCCGAGCCGGACGGTGAAGCACGCTCCATGTTGTTGCTCAACCTGCTGAACAAGCAGGTGTTGCAGAGCGTCAAAAATACCGACTTCCGTAAAGTTTAA